In Anthocerotibacter panamensis C109, the sequence AGCGGTTTTCTTGCTACTAATGGGATAGCCAGATTCAAGTACATCTAAAAAACGAGGTGGGCGTTGGTCGTCATCCAAAGTCTCGAACTTAAGCCCCGTAAGGAGGCTAAACCGAGGTGCCATTACCAAGCCTTCGAGTATTGGGTGTAGTCGTGGTCAAAGGTGCTTTGTATCGATCTGGGAAAACCACATGTAGCGGCTCACCTAAAAAAGTAGCTATCACCCTATCAGTAGGCTCTGATTTGGGCTCTAGCTTGTTTGGAGGGCGCAAGGCATGGTACACGGAGGAATCGCGCAACCCTTGCGCCGCAGCAAACTTTTCAATCGTTCCATACGCCTTACGAATGGCAGCCTTTACGTCTTCGCGGTGCATACGCAGTCCTTGCGAGAATGCTATGATTTTCAGGAACCTGAAGTTTCAGATTTCTGAAGGTTCCCATCATTTTCGTAAGGCCTCTGGAAAATGTCAATAGTGAATCCAGTTCTGTGCGTGAAAATACGCATGACATAATGCAAATCCAAACCCCTACTGCAAAACCACGCTTGTCAAATGCTCAACCCGTAACGAGAAACCGCTATGTCTAAGCGTCGCAAGCCTGTTTCTTCAGGTGCAGAGCCATTTTCAGCGTTTGCCCAACGTCTCAAACTGATTGTTGGCACGCAGCGGGGGGCCATAGCTAAATTTGCAAGGCGCATAGCGCCTTCCGATATCAAAAATCAAAAGGCTTGGGATAGTCTGATCAGGGCGTACCTCACTGGTATGACTAGACCTGGTGCTGATAAAGTGGCCGAGATTGCAAGTACGGCAGGGGTAGCAAGTGACTGGTTGATGCTTGGTAACGGGCCAATGGATAAAGCTTCTGAGTTTTATGAAGGCCGCTCTCCACCCTCCACTCAGCCAGAACTCCAAGTAACGTGGACAATTGCAGATGAGATCCTTAAGGATGCTAAAGCTTTGCTTCAATTAGGTGAGTATATCGGGGCTATAGATAAGCTTAAAAAATGCCTACGCACTGGGGAGATTCTGGGGCAATCTTGGGTTGAAAATCAACTTTATTGTATAAATAATTTAGGGCGCTGCCATTATCTACTAGCCAGGGGAGTTGATGAGAATTTGAATCTGGCCCAGGATTATTATGAGACTTCTCTTTCTTTGGCTACACAAATTGCTGATAAAAATATGATTTGTGAATCCCATGTTAATTTGGGGAACTGTGAACTTCGTCGCGGGCATTTTATCGAGGCAGAGAAACTCTTCAAGCAGGCCGAAGCTGAAGCTGATGATTTGAACTCACAAGTGAACAAGCGCCATGTTCTCCAGGGATTAGGTACCCTTGCTGCTGCAATTGGAGACCTGGATATGTCATTACAATGCTACTTAGCCTGCGTTGATGTCAAAGACGATAGCTTAGACAAGAGATTTGCAGAGAAATATTACGCCCTATGGAATAACATAGGTTTCACGTACTTGCACTTAGGTGATTATGAAAGGGCAAGTTATTATCTTCAGAAAGTGCTTAAATATACAAATTCATTGAAAGATAATTATGTGAAAGCTTTTGTTTTAGAGAATCTCGGCCTTAATGAGGAACTAAATGGAAATCTTGAGAAAGCCCAATATTATTATCAAGAAAGCCTTGAAGCCCATCGATTACCTGGAGCACTCATACAACTTTCAGGTTTATTATCAGGAGAACCTGCTCAACTTCTAGCCAAAGAAGGGATGGAAATGCTTATCAACCAACCTTTTGAGGCAGTTCTTGATCAATCATTCTCCTGGAATACTCTTATTCAAGTTTTAGGAAATTCTGTTATTCCTTATGCTCGGAAGTGGATTAACAAAATAACAGAGTGTCTGCGGAGTGATCAGAAATTCTGGCAGACACCCTCAAGAAGCAAGCTGTTGAAGCTTATTGGTGGTCAATCTACTTAGTAGGAGGAGGAGGAAGCAGGGCATTGGGAGCAACCAGATACCTTGAGCAGAACTCATTCCAGACAATAACGTATTCAGGATATGGAGGGCTTACAAAATCTCCATTACTTTGCCAAAACTGGCAAACCTCTGGAACAACCTTATTTTCGCAATACTGTAAGGTGTCGGCGTCACCCCTAATAGTCTGGCTTGTGCAGGCTATTGTGAGAGAAGCCGGGGGGTAAGCAAAGTCGGCAACAGCAGGTTGTGCAGATGCTAAAGCAAGGACTAGAAGCAATTTTTTTGACATGGATGGCTCCTCTTCAAGTTAAAGAAATTATATCCTTCTATTTCCCTTAAGTGACTTTCATTTTCTGCTCACACCAAGGCGGCGGCGGCGGCGGGAAGTAGCTTATAGAAGTCTGCTGTTTCATCTTTTATCTAGTCATAAGCTTACGTAAGATAACGTAGCACAATTCATTAAACTAAAGTAATGAGGAATATACGGATAAAATACAAGCATAAAATAAAATCTCCAACGTATATTTAGCCTTGCTAAAAACTTTATAAAGGTTAGATTTGTGTATGTTTTTGAGGAGATTTTACCCTCTCATCTGCTTCCAGGTGTCCGTGAGCCGGTCCATCATCTCCCCGGACAGCACAAACACTATTGCGCCATCCTGTTGCCCTTGAGCCGATATCCCGCACAGCCTCAGCAAGTTCTCTCCAGGACTTAACTCCAGCAGGACAGCATCAAGCGCCTGAGCCTTCCCGCCCGCCATCGCCAGCGCACCAGGGCCAACCCGCACAAACTTTCGGGTGGTACGGTCTTTCATGACCTGACCTCCGTATAAAGCACAACGCGCTCTACCTGATAAACGAGCACACAGGAGATGCCC encodes:
- a CDS encoding helix-turn-helix domain-containing protein, which translates into the protein MHREDVKAAIRKAYGTIEKFAAAQGLRDSSVYHALRPPNKLEPKSEPTDRVIATFLGEPLHVVFPDRYKAPLTTTTPNTRRLGNGTSV
- a CDS encoding tetratricopeptide repeat protein, encoding MSKRRKPVSSGAEPFSAFAQRLKLIVGTQRGAIAKFARRIAPSDIKNQKAWDSLIRAYLTGMTRPGADKVAEIASTAGVASDWLMLGNGPMDKASEFYEGRSPPSTQPELQVTWTIADEILKDAKALLQLGEYIGAIDKLKKCLRTGEILGQSWVENQLYCINNLGRCHYLLARGVDENLNLAQDYYETSLSLATQIADKNMICESHVNLGNCELRRGHFIEAEKLFKQAEAEADDLNSQVNKRHVLQGLGTLAAAIGDLDMSLQCYLACVDVKDDSLDKRFAEKYYALWNNIGFTYLHLGDYERASYYLQKVLKYTNSLKDNYVKAFVLENLGLNEELNGNLEKAQYYYQESLEAHRLPGALIQLSGLLSGEPAQLLAKEGMEMLINQPFEAVLDQSFSWNTLIQVLGNSVIPYARKWINKITECLRSDQKFWQTPSRSKLLKLIGGQST